A window of bacterium genomic DNA:
TGATTTTACTTCCTGAATAATAGTTGGCGAAAGATAGGCTTTTTTCGCTAATGCCTTTACGGATATTCTCTTTCTCTGCATTAGCTCTAATACTGTTTCAGATAAATTAAATTCTTCGTATTCCTTCTCAAATTCTTCTTTGAATTTATTATCGAACATTTCTCTTTCGAATGTACTTATTTTTTTATCCATAATAGCCTCCTTCTTCTACACGTCTTTGATAATCATTCATTGCTTTTATTGCTTTTTCTTCCATCGGAATTTTCTGAGATTTCTTCGTAAATGCATTCGTTATGATCACTTTTTTCCCTCTATAGAAAAAGCATAAGTATCTATCCGGTTTGGGTTTGAATGCGAATATTTTTTCTCCTTCATATCTAAATAATTCTTTATTATATATTTTCCCAATATCCCCAAGTCTTTTTACCAGTTTTAATAATTGAATTCGTCTTGCCTTATCCAATTTCTGATAATAATTAAAAGACTCGCTAATTCCCTTCTGATCAAAATACCACTCAATTATGTATTCTGAACCTTGGTATACGATATATTCTTTA
This region includes:
- a CDS encoding type II toxin-antitoxin system RelE/ParE family toxin, whose protein sequence is MIKDKEYIVYQGSEYIIEWYFDQKGISESFNYYQKLDKARRIQLLKLVKRLGDIGKIYNKELFRYEGEKIFAFKPKPDRYLCFFYRGKKVIITNAFTKKSQKIPMEEKAIKAMNDYQRRVEEGGYYG
- a CDS encoding helix-turn-helix transcriptional regulator, with product MDKKISTFEREMFDNKFKEEFEKEYEEFNLSETVLELMQRKRISVKALAKKAYLSPTIIQEVKSGLRKHVAFTTALQILTALDCKLEVIDGNKHMPLTL